In Pseudomonas fluorescens, one genomic interval encodes:
- a CDS encoding phospholipase D-like domain-containing protein: MRVLVANPQDDFRVKAYAGTNGVLLAMDLAEPRRKGLLGFAIEKQQGDKPWLFLFNSLTFPGKAHTFPQYHATPSDKAPLQKFRWADYAVNPGTTMHYRVHLAYGTADAPELGESLELSITSDDGHPANQSVIFNRAVAASQAFQRKFPDLDAQISANKNLPIEAWPDAARLWLENGLLERLLGFIERAVDAQWALDIAIYEYQLQAIIDAVNAAFARGVQVRVLYHAQPDDPDTTLNETNLAKLPAANKRGRVTHNIFHDKFIVLSRVDGAGQRQPQAVLCGSTNFTANGVYRQANVVHTLDDVMVAARYLQVFEEVWANPADIAATRSWITEHNPMDPTQALFAGFSPRSGGGDLREFVEIIEAAKKDVLFVTAFSLPDAILNALLGKPHDDILRYGLQNTASSITGFHADRTAEFAATALLNTGLEGWLKENMKGQKGNLLVHTKAVITDFTTDAPTIISGSHNLSTSASNGNDENFLIIRGDTDLADRYGLELLRFYEHYRFRYFAKKLELKQVSPLAVDDSWTHDYYVEGDLRQLSRLRFAGR, encoded by the coding sequence ATGCGGGTACTGGTCGCCAATCCTCAGGACGATTTTCGCGTCAAAGCCTACGCCGGCACCAACGGCGTATTACTCGCTATGGACCTCGCCGAGCCCCGACGCAAAGGCCTGCTCGGCTTCGCCATCGAGAAGCAGCAGGGCGACAAACCGTGGTTGTTCCTGTTCAACAGCCTGACATTTCCCGGCAAGGCGCACACCTTCCCCCAGTATCACGCCACGCCCAGCGATAAAGCGCCGCTGCAGAAATTCCGCTGGGCCGATTACGCGGTTAATCCGGGCACGACCATGCACTATCGCGTGCATCTGGCCTATGGCACGGCGGACGCGCCAGAACTTGGCGAATCACTGGAGCTGAGCATCACCAGTGACGACGGTCATCCGGCCAACCAGAGCGTGATCTTCAACCGCGCCGTGGCCGCCAGTCAGGCCTTCCAGCGCAAGTTTCCCGACCTCGACGCGCAGATCAGCGCCAACAAGAACCTGCCCATCGAGGCCTGGCCCGACGCGGCGCGCCTGTGGCTGGAGAACGGACTGCTGGAGCGATTGCTGGGCTTTATCGAACGTGCGGTGGACGCGCAGTGGGCGCTGGACATCGCGATCTACGAGTATCAATTGCAGGCGATCATCGACGCTGTAAATGCGGCATTTGCCCGTGGGGTTCAGGTGCGCGTTCTGTATCACGCTCAGCCTGATGATCCCGATACGACCCTGAACGAAACGAACCTTGCCAAATTGCCGGCGGCGAACAAACGCGGCCGGGTCACCCATAACATCTTTCACGACAAATTCATTGTTCTCAGCCGTGTCGATGGCGCGGGTCAGCGGCAACCGCAGGCGGTGCTGTGCGGCAGCACCAATTTCACCGCCAACGGTGTTTATCGCCAGGCTAACGTGGTGCATACGCTCGACGACGTGATGGTTGCCGCGCGGTATTTGCAAGTGTTCGAAGAAGTCTGGGCCAACCCGGCCGACATCGCTGCGACGCGCAGCTGGATCACCGAGCACAACCCGATGGACCCAACACAGGCGCTGTTCGCCGGGTTCTCGCCACGCAGCGGTGGTGGCGATTTGCGTGAGTTCGTCGAGATCATCGAGGCGGCGAAAAAGGACGTGTTGTTCGTCACCGCTTTCAGCCTGCCGGACGCGATTCTCAACGCGCTGCTCGGCAAACCGCATGACGACATCCTGCGTTACGGCCTGCAAAATACCGCGAGCAGCATCACCGGATTTCATGCCGACCGCACCGCCGAATTCGCTGCCACAGCTTTGCTCAACACCGGGCTGGAAGGCTGGTTGAAAGAAAACATGAAAGGCCAGAAGGGCAACCTGCTGGTGCACACCAAAGCCGTGATCACCGACTTCACCACCGATGCGCCGACCATCATCAGCGGCAGTCACAACCTCAGTACGTCAGCCAGTAACGGCAATGACGAGAACTTCCTGATCATTCGTGGCGACACTGATCTGGCTGATCGCTATGGCCTGGAATTGCTGCGGTTTTATGAGCATTACCGCTTTCGCTATTTCGCGAAAAAACTCGAGCTCAAGCAGGTGAGTCCGCTGGCGGTGGATGACAGCTGGACCCATGATTACTACGTGGAAGGGGATTTGCGGCAGTTGTCGCGGTTGCGTTTTGCCGGGCGATGA
- a CDS encoding TerC family protein, producing MEWLADPTAWLGLLTLIVLELVLGIDNLVFIAILADKLPPHQRDRARIIGLSLALIMRLGLLASISWLVTLTQPLFEVFDKSFSGRDLIMLFGGVFLLFKATMELHERLEGHVGQRSTNAAYALFWPIVAQIVVLDAVFSLDAVITAVGMVDELAVMMIAVIISIGLMIVASKPLTRFVNAHPTVIMLCLGFLMMIGFALTAEGLGFHIPKGYLYAAIGFSILIEVFNQIARARRKRSMQGLRPIRERTAHAVMRLLGGRKLEAEEVGEEISDLLDDGEAPSAELFDRRERVMISGVLQLAERPIRNLMTVRADVDTIDLADDAETIRTKLMHSSYSRLPLIRHGAVDEPLGFVHKKELLKEYLAGTEPNLEHLARKTINLLDSYSILNALEQMRAASTHIAFVVNEFGDFVGVLTMTDILESIAGELPDASEIEGPDVIEGQGGFIVNGALNLTRVRQRTGFGAEPTEDYQTLAGLVMSLLDRLPMIGDRLQYAGWQMTVKAVEERRVTQVLLVRDSA from the coding sequence ATGGAATGGTTAGCGGATCCCACGGCCTGGTTAGGCTTGTTGACTCTGATCGTGCTGGAACTGGTGCTGGGTATCGACAACCTGGTGTTCATCGCAATCCTGGCGGACAAACTGCCGCCGCATCAGCGCGATCGCGCGCGGATCATCGGCCTGTCGCTGGCGCTGATCATGCGTCTGGGCCTGTTGGCGAGTATTTCCTGGCTGGTCACCCTCACGCAGCCGTTGTTCGAGGTATTCGACAAGAGCTTCTCCGGCCGTGACCTGATCATGCTGTTCGGTGGTGTGTTCCTGTTGTTCAAGGCGACGATGGAGCTGCACGAACGACTCGAAGGCCACGTCGGCCAGCGCTCGACCAACGCCGCCTACGCGCTGTTCTGGCCAATCGTCGCGCAGATCGTGGTACTCGATGCGGTGTTCTCGCTGGACGCGGTAATCACCGCCGTCGGCATGGTTGATGAACTGGCGGTGATGATGATCGCGGTGATCATTTCCATCGGCCTGATGATCGTCGCCAGCAAGCCGCTGACCCGCTTCGTCAATGCGCACCCGACGGTGATCATGCTGTGTCTGGGCTTCCTGATGATGATCGGTTTCGCCCTGACGGCCGAAGGCCTGGGTTTCCACATCCCGAAAGGTTATCTGTATGCGGCGATTGGTTTCTCGATCCTGATCGAGGTGTTCAACCAGATCGCCCGGGCCCGACGCAAACGTTCGATGCAAGGCTTGCGCCCCATACGTGAGCGCACGGCCCACGCGGTAATGCGTCTGCTGGGCGGGCGCAAGCTGGAGGCGGAGGAGGTCGGCGAGGAAATTTCCGATCTGCTGGATGACGGCGAAGCCCCGAGTGCGGAGCTATTCGATCGCCGCGAGCGAGTGATGATCAGTGGTGTGCTGCAACTGGCCGAGCGGCCGATTCGGAACCTGATGACCGTACGCGCGGACGTCGACACCATCGATCTGGCCGACGACGCCGAAACGATTCGCACAAAATTGATGCACTCGTCGTATTCACGTCTGCCGCTGATTCGCCACGGCGCGGTGGATGAACCGCTGGGCTTCGTGCACAAGAAGGAATTGCTCAAGGAATACCTGGCCGGTACCGAGCCGAATCTGGAACACCTGGCACGCAAGACCATCAACCTGCTCGACAGCTATTCGATCCTCAATGCGCTGGAGCAGATGCGCGCGGCGTCGACCCACATTGCCTTCGTGGTCAACGAATTCGGTGACTTCGTCGGCGTATTGACCATGACCGACATCCTCGAGTCGATTGCCGGCGAACTGCCTGATGCCAGCGAAATCGAAGGTCCGGACGTGATCGAGGGGCAGGGCGGGTTCATCGTCAACGGCGCGTTGAACCTGACGCGTGTTCGCCAGCGCACCGGGTTTGGCGCCGAACCGACCGAGGACTATCAGACCCTGGCCGGACTGGTGATGAGCCTGCTGGATCGCTTGCCGATGATCGGCGATCGGCTGCAGTACGCAGGCTGGCAAATGACCGTCAAAGCCGTTGAGGAACGACGGGTGACGCAGGTGTTGCTGGTGCGCGATTCTGCGTAA
- a CDS encoding VWA domain-containing protein — protein MAKKVTGIRPRSDAGANARPRAGRLDHGRQGQRHAARSGLVNWPGTLLNGRPQTREDLQFQLRTRTPHELWLVIVDASASTRRHQALSDAKGLLAQLFDDAYRQRARLALLTASGSAPKWQVQGLKASSGLRTWLEALGAGGGTPLVAALTQAQQWLVQRQKRFPAEQQRLLVVTDGRLKALPSMPPLECPGLLIDIERGPIRLARARELAAALNADYRHIDDV, from the coding sequence CTGGCCAAAAAAGTAACCGGCATTCGTCCCCGATCCGACGCGGGGGCGAATGCCAGACCCCGCGCCGGACGCCTCGACCACGGACGCCAGGGCCAGCGCCACGCTGCGCGCAGCGGCCTGGTGAACTGGCCGGGCACGCTGCTCAATGGTCGGCCGCAGACTCGTGAAGATCTGCAGTTCCAGTTGCGTACTCGAACTCCCCATGAGCTGTGGCTGGTGATCGTTGATGCCTCGGCTTCAACGCGTCGGCATCAGGCGCTGAGCGATGCCAAGGGGTTGCTCGCGCAATTGTTCGATGATGCTTATCGGCAGCGCGCGCGACTGGCCTTGCTGACCGCCAGCGGCAGCGCGCCGAAATGGCAGGTGCAAGGTCTGAAAGCATCGAGTGGCTTGCGCACCTGGCTGGAGGCGTTGGGGGCGGGCGGCGGCACGCCGTTGGTGGCGGCGTTGACGCAGGCACAGCAATGGCTGGTGCAGCGACAAAAGCGCTTCCCGGCCGAGCAGCAGCGCTTGCTGGTGGTCACGGATGGGCGTTTGAAAGCCTTACCGTCGATGCCGCCGCTGGAGTGTCCGGGGCTGTTGATCGACATTGAGCGTGGGCCCATCCGATTGGCACGGGCGCGGGAATTAGCGGCGGCGCTGAATGCGGATTATCGGCATATTGATGATGTGTGA
- a CDS encoding IS110 family transposase has product MTILTSQTVVGIDIAKAEIVVYRADLETIEAVKNDRAALKRWLKTLPAQSAIAVEATNIYHLETVDLAHAMGHQVYVVDAYRVSHYRRGVGQRAKNDPCDARVLARYLTNEQSKLRLWNPPPKAYTVLKSLLHRRATLIQNHTGLMLSWADEPLLKKERTAQQKAFERSDKVIQNLLRKVSKEAGIDDNIGRCKAIEGVGELTATGLATTYMRGDFANSDAFIAFLGMDLTVDDSGKKNGPRFLSKKGDPEIRRLAYNAAMAACRSTKWKPFYESYLARGFSKTQALVALARKLCRVAFTLMKNQGEYRSV; this is encoded by the coding sequence ATGACAATCCTTACTTCGCAGACGGTTGTTGGTATCGATATCGCCAAGGCCGAAATCGTTGTCTATCGCGCCGACCTGGAAACCATTGAAGCGGTCAAGAATGATCGTGCCGCCCTCAAACGTTGGCTCAAAACTCTGCCCGCGCAAAGCGCTATCGCTGTCGAAGCCACCAATATCTACCATTTGGAGACTGTTGATCTGGCTCATGCGATGGGACATCAGGTCTATGTGGTGGATGCTTATCGAGTCAGCCACTATCGTCGCGGTGTCGGTCAGCGAGCCAAAAATGATCCCTGCGATGCACGCGTGCTCGCACGCTATCTGACGAATGAACAAAGCAAACTGCGGCTTTGGAACCCGCCTCCTAAAGCCTACACCGTACTGAAAAGCTTGCTGCACAGACGCGCGACGCTGATTCAGAACCATACGGGTCTGATGTTGAGCTGGGCCGACGAACCCTTGCTGAAGAAAGAACGTACGGCTCAGCAAAAGGCATTCGAGCGATCCGACAAGGTCATTCAAAACCTGCTGCGCAAAGTCAGCAAAGAGGCCGGTATTGATGACAATATTGGCCGCTGCAAAGCAATCGAGGGCGTGGGAGAGCTGACTGCAACGGGGTTGGCAACGACCTATATGCGCGGTGACTTTGCCAACAGCGACGCGTTCATCGCGTTTTTGGGTATGGATCTGACGGTGGACGATTCGGGGAAAAAGAACGGCCCGAGGTTCCTGAGCAAAAAAGGAGATCCGGAGATCCGTCGACTAGCCTACAACGCCGCAATGGCGGCGTGTCGCTCAACCAAGTGGAAGCCTTTTTACGAGTCTTACCTGGCCAGAGGCTTCTCGAAAACACAGGCATTGGTAGCTCTTGCTCGCAAGCTCTGCCGAGTGGCATTCACCCTGATGAAGAATCAGGGCGAATACCGATCAGTTTGA
- a CDS encoding ATP-binding protein: protein MTDTPHFPLSAVVGADDLKLALCLTAIDPKIGGVLIEGPRGMAKSTLARGLADLLASGQFVTLPLGSTEERLVGTLDLDTALSEGRAQFSPGVLAKADGGVLYVDEVNLLPDHLVDLLLDVAASGTNLIERDGISHRHSARFVLIGTMNPEEGELRPQLLDRFGLNVALSGHTAPTERGQIIRRRLDFDSDPQAFCAQWEARQQALRERCEQARIALASIALDDDALANITERCFAAGVDGLRADLVWLRAARAHAAWRGAAAIAEQDIDAVAEFALRHRRRESPSSSPQPPAQSPAKSQAEPSEGQGQWGDMPAPALATGARREVPSWPKK, encoded by the coding sequence ATGACCGACACCCCGCATTTCCCGCTCTCCGCCGTGGTCGGCGCCGATGACCTGAAACTCGCGCTGTGCCTGACCGCCATCGACCCGAAAATCGGTGGCGTGCTGATCGAAGGCCCGCGCGGCATGGCCAAATCGACCCTGGCCCGTGGCTTGGCTGATCTGCTGGCGAGCGGACAGTTCGTCACGCTGCCATTGGGCTCCACCGAAGAGCGTCTGGTCGGCACTCTTGATCTCGACACGGCGCTGAGTGAAGGACGGGCGCAGTTTTCTCCCGGTGTTTTGGCCAAGGCTGACGGCGGTGTGCTGTACGTCGATGAAGTGAACCTGCTGCCGGATCATCTGGTGGACCTGCTGCTCGATGTGGCAGCCAGCGGCACCAACCTGATCGAGCGCGACGGTATTTCCCATCGGCATTCGGCGCGATTTGTATTGATCGGCACGATGAACCCGGAAGAGGGCGAACTGCGTCCGCAACTGCTTGACCGGTTCGGCCTGAACGTCGCCCTTAGCGGCCACACCGCGCCGACCGAACGCGGGCAGATCATCCGCCGCCGCCTGGATTTCGACAGCGATCCACAGGCGTTCTGCGCGCAGTGGGAAGCCCGGCAGCAAGCGCTGCGCGAACGCTGTGAACAGGCGCGCATCGCCTTGGCGAGCATTGCGCTGGACGACGACGCGTTGGCGAACATCACCGAGCGTTGTTTTGCGGCGGGTGTCGATGGCTTGCGTGCCGATCTGGTCTGGCTGCGGGCGGCCCGTGCGCACGCAGCATGGCGCGGCGCTGCAGCGATTGCCGAGCAGGACATCGACGCCGTGGCGGAATTTGCCCTGCGGCATCGCCGTCGCGAATCCCCTTCTTCCAGCCCTCAGCCACCCGCGCAGAGCCCGGCCAAATCCCAGGCTGAACCAAGCGAGGGGCAGGGGCAGTGGGGTGATATGCCCGCCCCGGCACTGGCCACTGGCGCTCGCCGCGAAGTGCCGAGCTGGCCAAAAAAGTAA
- a CDS encoding type II toxin-antitoxin system Phd/YefM family antitoxin produces the protein MTHVVLSNIVASISELKRNPMGTVAAGGGQSVAILNRNEPAFYCVPAKEYEAMMNRLEDLELIALCKERENDPTIKVSIDDL, from the coding sequence ATGACTCACGTAGTTCTTTCCAATATCGTTGCGAGTATTTCTGAATTGAAAAGAAACCCCATGGGTACCGTGGCCGCCGGTGGCGGCCAATCTGTTGCAATCCTCAATCGAAATGAGCCAGCGTTTTATTGTGTTCCCGCAAAGGAGTATGAGGCGATGATGAATCGCCTTGAGGATCTGGAACTGATCGCACTGTGCAAGGAGCGAGAAAACGATCCCACCATCAAGGTCTCTATAGATGACCTATGA
- a CDS encoding thioredoxin family protein — protein MSAANTVSNLAPAYRKALKTWRPVILYFANEHCPACEFAGPVFREVAEPYRHRANIYMLNTSESPRHPLVTGTPTVLFYKIGRLLKKLKGIGTEETLAADFARHIGRTRAPVVQQKPRHDLPWLRRTLSRLCTITRAHRQVI, from the coding sequence ATGAGCGCTGCCAATACCGTTTCCAATCTGGCCCCTGCTTACCGCAAAGCCCTTAAAACCTGGCGCCCGGTGATCCTGTATTTCGCCAATGAGCACTGCCCCGCCTGCGAGTTCGCCGGGCCGGTGTTTCGTGAGGTGGCCGAGCCGTACCGTCATCGCGCCAACATCTACATGCTTAACACCAGCGAGTCGCCACGCCATCCGCTGGTTACCGGAACGCCTACCGTGCTGTTCTACAAGATCGGCAGGTTGCTGAAGAAGCTCAAAGGGATTGGCACGGAGGAAACACTGGCGGCGGACTTTGCCCGGCATATCGGCAGGACCAGGGCACCGGTGGTGCAGCAGAAACCACGACATGACCTGCCGTGGTTGCGCCGCACATTGAGCAGGCTCTGCACAATCACGCGTGCGCATCGGCAGGTGATTTGA